In Lycium barbarum isolate Lr01 chromosome 9, ASM1917538v2, whole genome shotgun sequence, the DNA window tattgttatattttgtaaactgaaaaactcctttatattttgtaaatacttttcttattatgtatatataggtcAATCGCCCATCGTGTAATGACGATATTCAAAAAAGAATACATGTCTTTTTCATTGGCCTCCCGTTTTACATGTAGTTGCAATACCATAACTctatatccaaaaaaaaaaaaaatcctttattttaaATTCTTTCCAAATATATGAAAAAGATTTTTTTAATGATGAAACAAGATCTTCATGCTGTTCATAGTAAGAAAAGAAGCTTTCACTATACTGATGGCCTATGCTAGTATAGCATTCTCCTAGAGAtggtgcaatttttttttttcttttggaacAATCTTCTGATTAAATTATGAGGCCAGTATGAAAATTTGTACTTGCTGACACTTTCATTTCAGTTAGCTCTTTGGTATCTCCAAAACCCTTGTGCTAATGCTTTATAATGTTCTTTTATATCCTTTTACGTTGCAGATGCACCTAAACTTTTGGCAAATCCAATGTAGGACTCCTATTGATATTTGGGACAAAGGAAAGAAGGCATGCAAGGAAGTTCTTTAACGGAATCAAGAAAAGAACGTTGTAATTGGCATCGTGATGATGACATATTTTAAGAAAGCTCTTATTTTCATATTTCTCAATCCTTACCTTAATTTTGTATCTATTTATTCCCACGAAAGGAATGGTGAAGTTGAAAAACTAAGCATCCCTTTCTTATTCTTTTTAGATAAAGTTATTGCTTTTGATTAACCAATGTTGTACCACCAAGTTGCCCATCGATACAACATACTCCAAGCAACCTTTATTTGGAGTAAATATTTTGGACTTAAATCCAGTCTAAATTATTAATCTGCACAAGCACAACTATTATAGCATAAGGGAAATTGTTTGATtgtggagaaaaaaaaagaaatgggATAACACACTCAAAAATCAGCAATATGATGCTGGAGTTTTAGTGAAACAGgggtgaaataaaaaaaatccaaCAGCAAGTAACTATAATGGTAAAAATAGGTTGGGAAAACCTTCTAAAAGAAATTCTATCATTCAAACATCTGCACCTCCTCAAACCTTGTAACCTCTGCTATTTCTTTTCCCTCTTGCTCGCTCAAACTTCCTTCCCTTTGCGCGAACATAAGGCTTGGTGTGGCTGTCTGGGACACCAGGAGCTTTACCAAAGTGCTTAACAGCTTCCCGCGAGTTCTTTGGACCCCTAAGCAACACCTGAGAGAACGCATCCAACAATATCAAGAAAGCGCAGAAGCAGTGAAAAGGTCTCAAGACACCTCAATTTATTATAGTAAAGACCACTATAGCATTCGCTCTAATTATTGACCTGAtaaatacaagaaaaaaaaaagcatagaTACACAAACTGACGGAGGACAAAGTTCCTTACCGTGTTCTGACCAAGAGGGGCTCTGAGAGCGAGCTGATCAAAGGTCAAACATTCTCCCCCGGCCTTCTCAATCCTAGCTCTAGCTGTTTGAGTGAATCTCAATGCAGTAACCTTAAGTTTAGGGACTTCATAAGCCCGAACATCATCAGTAACAGTTCCTACAACTACAGCAACCTTGTCCTCCTATCATAATACACAAGCAAATTCAGATAAACTATGTAGTACGCCAGTAACATTAAGAGGTTATTTGCTTTGCTGTATAAAATGAAAAATCCTGGCATATAActcttcattaccaatctaacaTTTGGATTCTGATATAAAACTCTGTATGATTGAGGTAGAGAAATTTGCATTGCGCGACTAATCCCAGCACATAACTTTGATGTATGCGCAAATCTATGCATTACTTTATACATTATGGAATAAGGAACACGACTACGTGTATCAGAAATATGAGGATTAAGCTATATTCTTGACTTCGATATGGAAATTTATTACTCTATTGACCGCATCTAATTATTTTTTCGCAATTCCTTTATTATATATGCTAACATAactagggtgtgtttggtacgaaggaatatgttttcctaaaaaatgttttcttggaaaaccagTGGTTTTCTTACTGATCTAGCAAAACACCATGGACTGTAATGGGGTGGGGACTAGGGGTTTGGGGGTGGCAGGTGTAGAATATTCGAtggagtgggggtggggttgggggtgtTAGGTGGGCGGAGAGGAAATGGTGAACTTGGAATGTAACTGacggaacttgttttccctattttCACCAGGGAAATCATTTTTTAAGTACTGATGGGATTATATTGGGTGTGTTGTTGTAGAGAAACTGTTTTCTAACCAATCAAACatggaaaaattgaaaaacagTTTCCGGGAATAaattcctccataccaaacatacacataGTCTTTGAACCAAAGGTCCACTGATACACAGCAAGTATAATAGGCAAGGAACGGGACAAGGAACAATTTAACTCATACCAGAAAAACCACACTAAAATCAATAAGCAAGAGCATTAGTAACAACTACTCACAGTAAATGTGTTTAAATCCAGGAAACAGAGCTCAAAGGGCTGCATAACAATACCTTTCCATTCATGTAAGTAACCAAGCGTGATAGAGACAAAGGAGCTTTATTAATCTTGCTCATGAACAGCCTCTTCAGTATCACCGCATTGAACTTGCTCCCAGTCCTCCGTACAAGAAACCGGTACAGCTGTTATTTACACAATAAACCATCAAATTCTCAATACACTAACTAAAAGgattttttacaaaaatatacaaCCCCACATAAtataggcataatacataaatagacccttaaacttggcggcttggcctcagctggcaagtatgccctctaactttgggtgtgcacaagtagcacctcaacttgtataaagttgaacacgtaaacacaaatgttTACGTGGAAATGACATGGCCCTCCAAAATTTGTGTGCCACATCAGTGGCACTGCAGCATTTGTGTTCACATGtagacaagttgaggtgcctacttgtgcacacccaaagttggagggcatatttgCCAGCTGAGACCAAGTTTAAGGGTCTATATATGTATTATACCCATAATATATAACACCTACATAGCCATATTTTCAGTTTACATTCGTATAACCAACTTTTTTTTTGCAACAGTGCTTATACACACACGTTATACAACAGTATACGACATTATACAAACATTATACACTTACAGTAAACAATGTTAAACTGGGCTAAACCGGGTAAATGTTATTTTCCAGTAGACATAGAGCATAATTTTCCATAACCAAAAATGCAGTAAACAAACTGTTAGGTGGGATGTAATTCTTGTTTCGTGTTCTGGGTTGTTTTCTATAACGTTCCGTACCATCTTGGTACCTTATAAATAAACTTTTACActatatcaaacaaaaaaaaaatgcagtaaTTCTATAAAGAGTGAAAAAATTACCTTGACGAGAAGCTTGAGATAAACATCATCGGATTTTGGGGCAATGCGTTTAGTCTTTTTGGACTTACCTCCAGCAACTAGATCAATACCCTAAAAAGAACACAAAATAACAAAGTCAAACAATGGTGTCTGTGAATAAAGTGTTGAAGCTACCGGAAGATTCTAGAAAAAAAAGTACTCACCATGGCTGCTTCTGCTTCCCGCTGCGGCTGATATGCTGAGGTGTTCGACTGATAgacaaggagaagaagaaaggTTTTGTAAATCCTTTTAATCAAGCCCTAGTCCACCAACTTTAATGGGCTGGACTACTCTTGACTTTAGTTTTAGTCGATGCCCAATAGGCCCAAGCCACTATATATCTCTGGGAGA includes these proteins:
- the LOC132610570 gene encoding large ribosomal subunit protein eL18y, which gives rise to MGIDLVAGGKSKKTKRIAPKSDDVYLKLLVKLYRFLVRRTGSKFNAVILKRLFMSKINKAPLSLSRLVTYMNGKEDKVAVVVGTVTDDVRAYEVPKLKVTALRFTQTARARIEKAGGECLTFDQLALRAPLGQNTVLLRGPKNSREAVKHFGKAPGVPDSHTKPYVRAKGRKFERARGKRNSRGYKV